One Paraburkholderia agricolaris genomic region harbors:
- a CDS encoding alpha/beta fold hydrolase: protein MSPKRLLCAAVLCLCFAGAAALAQTAAPSAEPAAEPADIPGMEASAPEAPAPPPAAPAVAPATPTVPAPPVGTVPTPAAPATPATRGANAPAPPAAPMTGPVHNVVLVHGAFVDGSSWNGVIAKLQQKGYHVSSVQNPLTSLADDVAATRRVLARQDGPTILVGHSWGGVVITQAGANAPNVVGLVYVAAIAPDLHESTTDLMKRAAPMPAGQSIVADPTGFLWLDRTKYHADFAADVPENLTRVLATAQVPIAATAFSETVSQVAWREKPSWYVLTTRDRAVSPAVEKFMADRMGAKIVPIASSHLVPVSHAGAVADVIDRAARELSRQQ from the coding sequence ATGTCGCCCAAACGTCTGCTTTGCGCCGCTGTTTTGTGTCTCTGCTTCGCCGGGGCGGCCGCGCTCGCGCAAACCGCCGCGCCTTCGGCAGAACCCGCCGCCGAACCGGCCGACATACCCGGGATGGAGGCGAGCGCACCGGAGGCCCCGGCCCCGCCACCCGCCGCACCAGCCGTGGCCCCCGCAACCCCAACGGTGCCCGCGCCGCCTGTCGGGACCGTCCCCACGCCCGCCGCACCTGCCACACCTGCCACGCGAGGAGCCAACGCTCCCGCACCACCCGCCGCGCCAATGACCGGCCCTGTACACAACGTCGTGCTGGTTCACGGTGCGTTCGTCGATGGATCGAGCTGGAACGGCGTCATCGCGAAGTTGCAGCAGAAGGGATATCACGTGAGTTCGGTGCAGAACCCGCTCACGTCGCTCGCCGACGATGTCGCCGCCACGCGCCGTGTGCTCGCGCGCCAGGACGGTCCAACCATCCTGGTGGGCCACTCATGGGGCGGTGTCGTGATCACGCAAGCCGGGGCGAACGCACCGAACGTCGTGGGTCTCGTCTACGTGGCGGCGATTGCGCCCGACCTGCATGAATCGACCACGGACCTGATGAAGCGCGCGGCGCCGATGCCCGCGGGCCAAAGCATCGTCGCGGACCCGACGGGTTTCCTGTGGCTCGACCGCACGAAATACCATGCCGACTTCGCCGCCGACGTGCCCGAAAATCTCACACGCGTACTGGCCACGGCGCAAGTCCCAATCGCCGCGACCGCGTTCAGTGAAACAGTCAGCCAGGTCGCGTGGAGAGAGAAACCGTCGTGGTACGTGCTGACCACCCGGGACCGCGCGGTGTCGCCCGCCGTCGAAAAATTCATGGCCGACCGGATGGGGGCGAAGATCGTGCCGATCGCATCGAGCCATCTCGTGCCGGTGTCGCACGCGGGGGCTGTGGCGGATGTGATCGATCGCGCCGCGCGCGAGTTGAGCCGGCAACAGTAA
- a CDS encoding M55 family metallopeptidase: MKVLISADIEGVAGVFHPEQTRAGNGEYEAARRWMTLEANAAIEGAFAGGATHVWVNDSHGGFRNLLPDLLDARAQVVLGKPRTLGMMAGLEYGAALVFMIGYHARSQTRGILSHTINSFAFARVSLNGVEVGEAGLYGALAEEYGAQVALLSGDDVFAEETAPRFPGARFVITKSATGHASGVTQTPASARDAIENAAREVVRHHIGKGQAPQATRAAAKPVECELRVQTTALADLFCQWPTLTRVDAVTLRFGAESAEHAVRMLNCLSAMSFMLR, translated from the coding sequence ATGAAAGTCCTGATTTCCGCCGACATCGAAGGTGTGGCCGGCGTGTTCCACCCCGAGCAAACGCGCGCGGGTAACGGCGAATACGAAGCTGCGCGCCGCTGGATGACGCTCGAAGCCAACGCCGCGATCGAAGGTGCGTTCGCAGGCGGCGCGACCCACGTGTGGGTCAACGATTCGCATGGCGGTTTCCGCAATCTGCTGCCCGATCTACTCGATGCGCGCGCGCAGGTGGTGCTCGGCAAACCGCGTACGCTTGGCATGATGGCGGGCCTCGAGTACGGCGCGGCGCTGGTGTTCATGATCGGCTATCACGCCCGCTCGCAAACGCGCGGCATTCTTTCGCATACGATCAATAGCTTCGCGTTCGCGCGTGTCTCGCTGAACGGTGTCGAAGTCGGCGAGGCTGGATTGTATGGCGCGCTGGCGGAAGAATATGGTGCACAGGTCGCACTTTTATCCGGCGACGATGTATTCGCCGAGGAAACCGCACCGCGCTTTCCGGGCGCGCGTTTCGTGATTACCAAAAGCGCGACGGGGCATGCGAGCGGTGTGACGCAGACGCCGGCGAGCGCCCGTGATGCGATTGAAAACGCCGCGCGCGAAGTGGTGAGGCATCACATCGGCAAGGGCCAAGCGCCGCAAGCCACGCGCGCCGCGGCAAAGCCTGTCGAATGCGAGTTGCGTGTGCAGACCACCGCGCTTGCCGATCTGTTCTGCCAATGGCCGACACTCACGCGCGTCGATGCCGTCACGTTGCGCTTTGGCGCGGAGTCGGCGGAACATGCGGTGCGCATGCTGAACTGCCTGTCGGCCATGTCGTTCATGCTGCGCTGA
- the poxB gene encoding ubiquinone-dependent pyruvate dehydrogenase: protein MGKQTIADYLARTLAAADVERIWGVTGDSLNGLSDSLQRLGSIRWMHTRHEEVAAFAAGAEAAATGKLAVCAGSCGPGNLHLINGLYDCHRNHQPVLAIAAHIPSSEIGLGYFQETHPQELFKECSHYVELVTNPSQFPRVLARAMHTAIEERGVAVIVLPGDVALSEAPDETPAWAGTLERSSVVPSGADLDRLADLLNQAGGVTLLCGSGCADAHDEVVAFADQLGAPIVHALRGKQYVEWDNPFDVGMTGLIGFSSGYHAMMSCDTLVMLGTDFPYRNFYPSHGNVVQIDRRGSALGKRAPLKLGLVGDVKATLQALLPLIKRKTDRRFLENARKHYADTRKDLDDLARPSDPGRAIHPQYLTSIIDKVANEDAVFAADVGTPTLWAARYLTMNGKRSLHGSFNHGSMANAMPQALGAQAAEPGRQVISLSGDGGLSMLLGDLLTARQLNLPIKVVVFNNSTLGFVAMEMKAGGYLESGTDLAATDFAAIARGAGIYGARIELSENIEPALREAFAHPGPAVIDVVTAKHELALPPKIQWAQAKGFSLYMLRAVLNGRGDEVVELAATNLR, encoded by the coding sequence ATGGGTAAGCAGACTATCGCGGATTATCTGGCCAGAACCCTGGCGGCAGCAGATGTCGAACGGATTTGGGGCGTGACGGGCGACAGCCTGAACGGCCTGTCCGACAGCTTGCAACGGCTTGGCTCGATTCGCTGGATGCATACGCGCCACGAGGAGGTCGCGGCCTTCGCCGCCGGCGCCGAAGCCGCCGCCACGGGCAAGCTCGCCGTCTGCGCGGGCAGCTGCGGTCCAGGCAATCTGCATCTGATCAACGGCCTGTACGACTGTCACCGCAATCACCAGCCCGTGCTTGCCATCGCCGCGCACATTCCCTCGTCGGAGATCGGTCTCGGTTACTTCCAGGAAACGCATCCACAAGAGTTGTTCAAGGAATGCAGCCACTACGTCGAACTGGTGACGAACCCGTCGCAGTTTCCGCGCGTGCTGGCGCGCGCGATGCATACGGCGATCGAGGAACGTGGCGTCGCGGTGATCGTGCTGCCGGGCGATGTCGCGCTCAGCGAAGCGCCCGACGAAACACCGGCATGGGCCGGCACGCTCGAACGCTCGAGCGTGGTGCCCTCCGGCGCGGATCTCGACCGGCTTGCCGATCTGCTCAATCAGGCCGGCGGCGTGACGCTGCTATGCGGCAGCGGCTGTGCCGATGCGCACGACGAAGTGGTGGCCTTCGCCGATCAGCTCGGTGCGCCCATCGTGCACGCATTACGCGGCAAACAATACGTGGAGTGGGATAACCCGTTCGACGTCGGCATGACGGGTCTGATCGGTTTCAGTTCCGGCTATCACGCGATGATGTCGTGCGACACGCTCGTGATGCTCGGCACCGATTTTCCGTATCGCAACTTTTATCCGTCGCACGGCAACGTGGTGCAGATCGATCGGCGCGGCTCCGCGCTCGGCAAGCGCGCGCCATTGAAGCTGGGTCTTGTCGGCGACGTCAAGGCGACCTTGCAGGCGCTGCTGCCGCTGATCAAACGCAAGACCGATCGGCGCTTTCTCGAGAACGCCCGCAAGCACTACGCCGATACGCGCAAGGACCTCGACGATCTCGCCCGCCCGTCCGATCCAGGGCGCGCGATTCATCCGCAATATCTGACCAGCATCATCGACAAGGTGGCGAACGAAGACGCCGTATTTGCCGCCGACGTCGGCACGCCCACGCTTTGGGCCGCGCGTTATCTGACGATGAACGGCAAGCGCAGTCTGCATGGCTCGTTCAATCACGGTTCGATGGCCAATGCGATGCCGCAGGCGCTGGGCGCACAGGCGGCCGAGCCGGGGCGCCAGGTGATTTCGCTATCGGGCGACGGCGGTTTGTCGATGCTGCTTGGCGATCTGCTCACCGCGCGTCAACTGAATCTGCCCATTAAGGTGGTCGTGTTCAACAACAGCACGCTCGGCTTCGTTGCGATGGAGATGAAGGCCGGCGGGTACCTCGAAAGCGGCACCGATCTCGCCGCCACCGACTTCGCGGCGATTGCGCGCGGCGCGGGCATTTATGGCGCGCGGATCGAACTGTCGGAGAACATCGAGCCGGCGTTGCGCGAGGCCTTCGCGCACCCCGGGCCCGCGGTGATCGATGTGGTGACGGCCAAGCACGAACTCGCACTGCCGCCGAAGATTCAGTGGGCGCAGGCGAAGGGTTTCAGCCTATATATGCTGCGCGCGGTGCTCAATGGCCGCGGTGACGAAGTGGTCGAACTGGCGGCGACGAATCTACGCTAA
- a CDS encoding amino acid permease, translating into MNSAQQQDGLKRGLKNRHIQLIALGGAIGTGLFLGSASVLKAAGPSMILGYAIGGIIAFMIMRQLGEMVAQEPVAGSFSHFAYKYWGDFPGFLSGWNYWVLYVLVSMAELTAVGTYVHFWWPGVPTWVSALVCFVVINAINLANVKAYGETEFWFAIIKVVAVIGMILFGGYLLISGHGGPQASITNLWADGGFFPHGFHGLFMMLAVIMFSFGGLELIGITAAEAADPQRSIPKAVNQVIYRILIFYICSLAVLLSLYPWNQVAAGGSPFVMIFSQIGSTLTANVLNVVVLTAALSVYNSGVYANSRMLYGLAEQGNAPRALMKVDRRGVPYMAIGLSALATFTCVIINYLIPAEALGLLMALVVAALVLNWALISLTHLKSRKAMVAAGETLVFKSLWFPVSNWICLAFMVLILVILAMTPGLSVSVWLVPAWLVVMWAGYVFKRRRAALHGGARVAGQ; encoded by the coding sequence TTGAATAGTGCACAGCAGCAAGACGGCCTGAAGCGCGGGCTTAAGAATCGCCACATCCAGCTGATCGCGCTGGGCGGGGCAATCGGCACCGGCTTGTTTCTCGGCTCCGCCAGCGTGTTGAAGGCAGCCGGCCCGTCGATGATTCTCGGTTACGCGATCGGCGGCATCATCGCCTTCATGATCATGCGCCAGCTTGGCGAAATGGTCGCGCAGGAACCGGTTGCCGGTTCGTTCAGCCACTTCGCGTACAAGTATTGGGGCGACTTCCCCGGTTTTCTGTCCGGCTGGAACTATTGGGTGCTGTACGTGCTCGTGAGCATGGCCGAACTGACCGCGGTCGGCACGTACGTGCATTTCTGGTGGCCAGGGGTGCCCACATGGGTCTCCGCGCTGGTGTGCTTCGTCGTTATCAACGCGATCAATCTCGCCAACGTCAAAGCGTACGGCGAAACCGAATTCTGGTTTGCGATCATCAAGGTGGTAGCGGTGATCGGCATGATCCTGTTCGGCGGCTATCTGCTGATCAGCGGGCACGGTGGCCCGCAAGCCTCGATCACCAATCTCTGGGCCGACGGCGGCTTTTTCCCGCACGGTTTTCATGGTCTCTTCATGATGCTCGCAGTCATCATGTTCTCGTTCGGTGGCCTCGAATTGATCGGCATTACGGCGGCTGAAGCGGCCGACCCGCAGAGGAGCATTCCGAAGGCCGTGAATCAGGTGATCTACCGGATTCTGATTTTCTACATCTGCTCGCTGGCGGTGCTGCTCTCGTTGTACCCGTGGAATCAGGTGGCGGCTGGCGGCAGCCCGTTCGTCATGATCTTCTCGCAGATCGGCTCGACGCTAACCGCGAATGTGCTCAACGTGGTGGTGCTGACCGCTGCGCTGTCGGTGTACAACAGCGGCGTGTACGCGAATAGCCGCATGCTCTACGGTCTCGCGGAACAGGGCAACGCACCGCGTGCGCTGATGAAGGTCGACCGGCGCGGCGTGCCGTATATGGCGATCGGGTTGTCGGCGCTCGCCACGTTCACCTGCGTGATCATCAACTATCTGATTCCCGCGGAAGCACTCGGCTTGCTGATGGCGCTGGTAGTTGCCGCGCTCGTGCTGAACTGGGCGCTGATCAGCCTGACGCATCTGAAGTCGCGCAAGGCGATGGTGGCGGCGGGCGAGACGCTCGTGTTCAAGTCGTTATGGTTTCCGGTCAGCAACTGGATCTGCCTCGCCTTCATGGTGCTGATCCTCGTGATTCTGGCCATGACGCCGGGCCTCTCGGTCTCGGTGTGGCTCGTACCCGCATGGCTCGTTGTGATGTGGGCCGGCTATGTCTTCAAGCGCCGGCGTGCGGCGCTGCATGGCGGTGCGCGGGTGGCCGGGCAGTAA